CTTCCATTCAAGTGCCCATGGTGAGCAGCTCTGTGTCAGCTGTCACACGGATATCAAGGCCTTGCCGCATCGCAAGGAGCTGGACCGTGCGGTCGATTGCGTCACTTGTCACACTGACGTGCATGAAAAGACCCAAGCCGCCATCAAGGCCAAGGAACAGGGCATCGACGGCGATACCATTGCCAATGTGGTCAAGCAGATCGACTTCTACATGGCATCGATCCATGCAGCGCCCAACAAATCGGATCCGTCCAAACCCAATGCCACCTGCATCGATTGCCACACCGCGCATTATGTCTATCCGATGGAAAGCAAGGAAGGCGAGACCTATCGCCTGACCACGCCGAATGTCTGCGGCCGTTGCCACGACAAGCAGTTGAGCCAGTTTACCGACTCCGTGCATGGGGTTGCCGTGATGCGGTTCGGCAACAAGGACGCAGCTGTTTGTGCGGACTGTCACACCGCCCACCAGATATCAGATGCGGAAAAAGATCCGGCCAAATTGCTGATCACCCAGAATTGTGGCTCCTGCCACGACGACGCCTATATGAGCTACCGTCACACCTATCATGGGCAGGTGGTCAGCCTTGGCGAAACCCAGACGGCGAAATGCTTCGACTGTCACGAGTCCCACACTGTTCGCGCTGTCAGTGATGTGCGCTCCAAGGTCCATCCGGACAACAAGCTGAAGACCTGCAAGCAGTGCCATGAAGATGCACCGGACGGCTTTGCCTCGTTCCATGCCCATGGCAACACCCATGATTTCGAGAAATATCCCTATATGTGGATCGCTCAGAAATTCATGATTTTCCTGCTGGTCAAGGTTTTCTTCCTCTTCTGGCTTCATTCCGCCCTTTGGTTCTATCGCGAATGGAAAGACAAGAAAGAGGTCAAAAAACGCCTGCTGGTCAATGGCGATCAACTGGTTGAGGTGCCGCGCCCCGAGCCAAAAGAAAAAGACCCGCTGGCGGGCAAGCATGTGCGTCGTTTCAAACGCTGGGAAATTTGGGCTCATGGCATTCTGGCGGTCGCCGTCATTATGATGGTGATGACCGGCACGACGCTGCTCTATGCCGAAAGTGCCTGGGCGCCTTACATGATCAAGCTGCTTGGCGGGGTCAAGGTGG
This genomic stretch from Cohaesibacter intestini harbors:
- a CDS encoding cytochrome b/b6 domain-containing protein gives rise to the protein MYATLRSLARTGHQIVIGSLLLLGALGIMVPDALAQSGADAQKSATNGAVSQPIQGLEPIAVDKDTPNAKCTSCHGVAGFAVPTGADGATEKRQLSLNAEAFHSSAHGEQLCVSCHTDIKALPHRKELDRAVDCVTCHTDVHEKTQAAIKAKEQGIDGDTIANVVKQIDFYMASIHAAPNKSDPSKPNATCIDCHTAHYVYPMESKEGETYRLTTPNVCGRCHDKQLSQFTDSVHGVAVMRFGNKDAAVCADCHTAHQISDAEKDPAKLLITQNCGSCHDDAYMSYRHTYHGQVVSLGETQTAKCFDCHESHTVRAVSDVRSKVHPDNKLKTCKQCHEDAPDGFASFHAHGNTHDFEKYPYMWIAQKFMIFLLVKVFFLFWLHSALWFYREWKDKKEVKKRLLVNGDQLVEVPRPEPKEKDPLAGKHVRRFKRWEIWAHGILAVAVIMMVMTGTTLLYAESAWAPYMIKLLGGVKVAGIIHRVCATAFAIVFFGHIFYAFINVLFIKKDFKWFGPYSLLPRWQDAKDIWAMGKWFFGKGPRPVFDHWTYWEKFDYWAPFWGMFIIGISGAMLWFHNITAAYLPGWVFNIATIVHGEEAFLAAVFLFTVHYFNCHWRPDKIPQDIVIWTGTMPLEEFKHERTVEYDRLVASGELDKYIVEAPSKRMTFWSKVLGMFLIVVSVILLVLVIWGFFEVIVFD